In the Necator americanus strain Aroian chromosome X, whole genome shotgun sequence genome, caagattttgctgaaccggctagcaccgtgaactcgaacacgttcatagaccgacatatgcggtaaACGAGGAGCCATCGACCGAGTCTGAGGTCCTGGTCtctatccaaaaaatgaagaatggaaaatctggtggagacgacgggattagcgcagaaatgctaaaatatcttccttcgTCTGGGATCCTTGAggtgacaaagatcatccgttcaatgtGGATAGaggaaaggatacctgattcgtggagacacgctatcatagttcccctccacaagaagttatctgtcacggaccccaggaattatcgaggaatctctttgctgcgttttatgtacaaggtactggagcggattatcctggattgactcattaaacatcgcgaagaatcAACGCACGACGAgtaagctggctttcgtcctggcctaTCTActattgaccaggtgttcatcgtcagcagagtgatcgaaatctggcagcggtattcgaagccaatgcaactagcgtttctggactttgaagcagcgttcgactctcctcaccgggGCCGttttctcaacgcgctccgcgccgatggagtaccaagaaagttcgttcgcttgcttgatgacatgaatcaacgaacaactgctgcagttcgaacaccagccggatgtacaacaccgtttgaagtggtaactggagtaagacaaggagcAGTgacaggacctttcctgttcaacttcgcaATCGACGATATTATGCGAGGagcagtcgaccagtgtcctgccgacattgttttagcaccatcagggtgccccttgactgacttcgagtacgccgacgatgttgttatattcgcggaaagcagtacgaaacttcaacatgttgtcagcCTTGTATCGAAGCCGGCTGAAGCCCATGGACTACGCCCACGCTCTGATAAATgaaagcagatgtggatctcttcgagatctcgaacgggaatcagggtggacggacaaccaatagaactcgtcgatgagttttgttacctaggctgtacgctgaagaacaatggcagctacgagagagatgttcagcaaagatgcgctaaggccacttctgcatttaaatccttaacgaaatgcctgtggtcgacccccttcaccaacgaagtcaagctgcgagtccacctatccgcaattcgccctatcatgatgtacggatcagagacttgggcagcaccatcaatggttatggagaggcttgattgcacggaacgaaagctgcttagacggctacttggcttcTTTTGGCCTGGGGTATGCcgcaatgaagatctttacgcagaaattgatgtggtatacctgCGGATGACACAtagaagacatcaacatcttgcaccgccatcaaAAGTAgttaaagtaaatcgtcttcgcttttttggtcatatattaaggagaccggcagatcgccttgtccaacgagttctaaagagttcgtcgggttcaagctggaagaagccacctggccgaaagcggaagttctggacCGATGtagtgaaagaggacctgaggacactcggcgtagATAGCCAGTTCAGGctagacgtaaggtttcgcagaatatggaacagtgacgaatggattgattctgtgcaagctctcgcagaagatcgagaaggttgggcagagctgtgttcaaggacggcacacctcggcgaagatgcacGTAATcacgtcaggcgatgacatcagctcaccgattaagtcaagtaagtcttCCCAcctagatgttctttaatatgAACACAAAGAGGTAACCGACGACCACTGCATTTTCTCCCCGCTTGCAAAGTGCCCAAGCTTCTTAAGCATagttcaaagcaggaagtgctgtggtgttgaagaagtgagcacggagccgaaTGTTCGTGGGGTTCTTCACTACATATTcaatgctcttatacgctccccaagccgctcgtttcctcctgcctAGCTCGGGGATTAGGTCgttctttatctttatttcccgacgcagataaacgtagctggtgcgcTCGGATATgtgcgtgaatggggcatccgagacccatccgttgcgcatgaacacCGTCTTTTGCACATTCAGCTGAAGAGTGatacatccacatgtttctTCGAactcggtcagcattcgttccgtttggctgatgctaggtgttatcagtacgatgtcatcagcaaagcgtaaATGGTGTAggtgccgaccatcaaccttcactcccatgtcgtcccattccaacttccACATTGCGTTCTCGGGGGTGGCGGTGAATATTTTAGGCAAGATCGTACCACCTTGTCGGACCCCTCTCTttacgtcaatgatgatattcttatAGAATAGCGAAATTCTTGTcctgaagttactgtacaactctcgaagtacctctATGTTCTGAGTAGGGACACCCTAGTTATCCAAGgtctccatgaccgcttctgtctcaaaTTAGTCAAAGTGCTTCTCTAAGTCGACAAGGGTGAGACATGGCGGCattttgtactctcgcgatacttcgATGAGCAtggaaacagtgtgaatgtggtgaatcgcgatagttgccgatatCATGTGAATGTCCCTTCTTGTACAACGACACAGTCTCGCTGGTCTTGCACTGTTTGGGGATCTTGCATTGCAACAGACAACGCGTGAAGAGTCTCgtcagggtgttgatgagaacTAGCGGAATGTGAAGTCTTCAGAAGTTTAGATCTTATcatgtcgggaccgggtgccgtacgatttcttaccgacattaTAGGATGTCGTTCTTTGGACGGgggaacctctggaatgaaaTGTCCGTCCTTCCTCCTGTGGTGAGGGGGCAAGTGGACGCGGCTGTCGAAGAGGTCAGAGTAAAAGTAGgggatgattttctccatttccctTGTTCCATTTGGGCTTTTCcatttgggttccggagagcactCATCCTCTTCTTTCAGTTAGTGAATTCTCAACGGGCGTAGTGAATGCTCTTTATCGACTCCgtagcttcagccaacacttttGCACTTCACtctttgagttctttttttatcgccTCCTTGCGAAGCCTTGTGAGCTCGAACGTGAGTTCCTGGTTTCTTGCtgctcgtgcagctccacgctgacgtatcagctcGAGACAGACGTCTTTTGGTAATTTTAGAGCTCTTAGCAttcttcgtgcagtcgtgaagatgttcaacgagccgatcgtgttcctcgtcgatgttctCCATTGCCAAATTTTCCCAAAAGCTGGCTAGCGTGGTGaaaagatcccagttaatgatagctctgatttcttttaaacaaaaatcttCCCCGGAGAAGGTGATGTTCCGATCACATAtggaactttggcacaacagcgacatccgctGTTGTGCCGATCAGGCAAAACCGAAGCGAAGAGCTCCCTGTCGATGATGGTTCCGGGAATTCTCTTAGTGAACTTAGCGGCTGTTTTTCCTCTCCGTGTGAAAGGAAATCTTCCTCGCagaaggcgatggtccgatcccgtatagagcTTTGGTACTGTTGTAGGATGGGAATTTTACCATGTTACTCGCTTAGAGTAGACCCGTATCGTATACGACGCATGCTTGTATGACCACCCTGTTGTTTGTGTGTGGACATGTTTCTTGTTCCGGGTCAATAAAGCTTCTCTTTTTCGGCGGTGTTGACATACACAACAACTGGCGATCAGCGGACTATAACGCGGAGAACAACCATTTTTGCCCATGAACTCGAGCTCCGGCTTTAAGCCCGGTCGGACTGCTGGTCGAGTCGACAACCCCGGCTCCAAGCCCGGTCGAATTGCTGAAGTCGATTTCTGGTACAAGAACTCTAGGTCGGCCTCCAAGCGCGCCGAACCGAGGGTCAAGTTGCAAAATAGTCCCGCCCTCTTTTTGCCTGGGCGAACTGCTGAGTGGGCACTCACTCGGCCCAGGCTGTGAACCCGATCGATTGGCTGTTACTGCGGTTGCGCCGCGCACTGAACAGCAACTCCAAAATGGATGCTGAAACTCTGCGTACCATCTTGGAAGTCCAAACTAAGGCTCAGCAGCAAATGTTCACTTAGTTGATGAAGCGTATGGAAAAGATGGCCTCCGCTTCACACCCAGCCGTTCCTACAGCACCCGTCGCTACGGCCGAATACGTCACACATTTTCTACCGACACGCTTGCCTGACTTCGTGTACGATCCGGAAAATGGTTGTACATTCGAGGTCTGGTACAACCGCTACGAGGATGTAATCTCAAAGGACGGTGCTCCGTTGGACGATGCAGCAAAAGCTCGACTAATCGTCTCCAAACTCGATGCCGAAACATATGCCCGTTTCACGAGCCATATTCTCCCTAAAAGAGCATGCGATGTTCCCTTAACGGACACCGTGGTTGTTCTGAAGGAATTGTTCGGACATAATACGTCAGTATTCGCGAGACGCTACGCTTACCTCAAAACACAGCGAAATGAGGAAAGTCTCCGCGACTACACCGGATTGGTCAATCAGCTCCATGCCATGGTTGAGTTCAATGACGTCACACCTGAGCAGATGAAATGCCTCGTACGGATACGTGGACTTGTcgccccggaagatgccgACGTTCGTGCTCGTGCCCT is a window encoding:
- a CDS encoding hypothetical protein (NECATOR_CHRX.G25435.T1), whose translation is MQLAFLDFEAAFDSPHRGRFLNALRADGVPRKFVRLLDDMNQRTTAAVRTPAGCTTPFEVVTGVRQGAVTGPFLFNFAIDDIMRGAVDQCPADIVLAPSGCPLTDFEYADDVVIFAESSTKLQHVVSLVSKPAEAHGLRPRSDK
- a CDS encoding hypothetical protein (NECATOR_CHRX.G25436.T2), translated to MYGSETWAAPSMVMERLDCTERKLLRRLLGFFWPGVCRNEDLYAEIDVVYLRMTHRRHQHLAPPSKVVKVNRLRFFGHILRRPADRLVQRVLKSSSGSSWKKPPGRKRKFWTDVVKEDLRTLGVDSQFRLDVRFRRIWNSDEWIDSVQALAEDREGWAELCSRTAHLGEDARNHVRR
- a CDS encoding hypothetical protein (NECATOR_CHRX.G25436.T1); translation: MMYGSETWAAPSMVMERLDCTERKLLRRLLGFFWPGVCRNEDLYAEIDVVYLRMTHRRHQHLAPPSKVVKVNRLRFFGHILRRPADRLVQRVLKSSSGSSWKKPPGRKRKFWTDVVKEDLRTLGVDSQFRLDVRFRRIWNSDEWIDSVQALAEDREGWAELCSRTAHLGEDARNHVRR
- a CDS encoding hypothetical protein (NECATOR_CHRX.G25437.T1), which produces MWKLEWDDMGVKVDGRHLHHLRFADDIVLITPSISQTERMLTEFEETCGCITLQLNVQKTVFMRNGWVSDAPFTHISERTSYVYLRREIKIKNDLIPELGRRKRAAWGAYKSIEYVVKNPTNIRLRAHFFNTTALPALNYA
- a CDS encoding hypothetical protein (NECATOR_CHRX.G25440.T2), which produces MASASHPAVPTAPVATAEYVTHFLPTRLPDFVYDPENGCTFEVWYNRYEDVISKDGAPLDDAAKARLIVSKLDAETYARFTSHILPKRACDVPLTDTVVVLKELFGHNTSVFARRYAYLKTQRNEESLRDYTGLVNQLHAMVEFNDVTPEQMKCLVRIRGLVAPEDADVRARALRKMEDNPQTTLKEFAAEVQYFLDIRQDAALLERPNIPHVNVVDSQKGRNREPPSPCFRCGANHWSRDCTFVNKRCHDCRRSGHKRGFCKNFPEKKKRNAKQERKSANTVTIASTRADVAVNRIYRRVQIDEKTVRMRLDTGADVTLPSTADWTAMGRSKLQSPL
- a CDS encoding hypothetical protein (NECATOR_CHRX.G25440.T1) — translated: MEKMASASHPAVPTAPVATAEYVTHFLPTRLPDFVYDPENGCTFEVWYNRYEDVISKDGAPLDDAAKARLIVSKLDAETYARFTSHILPKRACDVPLTDTVVVLKELFGHNTSVFARRYAYLKTQRNEESLRDYTGLVNQLHAMVEFNDVTPEQMKCLVRIRGLVAPEDADVRARALRKMEDNPQTTLKEFAAEVQYFLDIRQDAALLERPNIPHVNVVDSQKGRNREPPSPCFRCGANHWSRDCTFVNKRCHDCRRSGHKRGFCKNFPEKKKRNAKQERKSANTVTIASTRADVAVNRIYRRVQIDEKTVRMRLDTGADVTLPSTADWTAMGRSKLQSPL
- a CDS encoding hypothetical protein (NECATOR_CHRX.G25439.T1), with translation MSLLCQSSICDRNITFSGEDFCLKEIRAIINWDLFTTLASFWENLAMENIDEEHDRLVEHLHDCTKNAKSSKITKRRLSRADTSAWSCTSSKKPGTHVRAHKASQGGDKKRTQRVKCKSVG
- a CDS encoding hypothetical protein (NECATOR_CHRX.G25438.T1), whose translation is MEKIIPYFYSDLFDSRVHLPPHHRRKDGHFIPEVPPSKERHPIMSVRNRTAPGPDMIRSKLLKTSHSASSHQHPDETLHALSVAMQDPQTVQDQRDCVVVQEGTFT